One genomic region from Ornithinimicrobium flavum encodes:
- the mscL gene encoding large conductance mechanosensitive channel protein MscL — translation MLQGFKEFIMRGNVVDLAVAVVIGSAFAAVVDTMVSSIVTPLLNSVGGAEASGLGFEIISGNEATYLDFAAIINALIVFLLTAAVVYFVLVVPMNKYNEHRKARLGLEDEPEPVSDELATLREIRDLLSQRGTTTL, via the coding sequence ATGCTTCAGGGCTTCAAGGAATTCATCATGCGCGGCAACGTCGTCGACCTGGCGGTCGCCGTCGTCATCGGCTCCGCCTTCGCCGCGGTCGTCGACACCATGGTCTCCAGCATCGTCACCCCCCTGCTCAACTCCGTCGGCGGGGCCGAGGCCAGCGGGCTGGGCTTCGAGATCATCTCGGGCAACGAGGCGACCTACCTCGACTTCGCCGCGATCATCAACGCCCTCATCGTCTTCCTGCTCACCGCCGCCGTCGTCTACTTCGTGCTGGTCGTCCCGATGAACAAGTACAACGAGCACCGCAAGGCCCGCCTCGGCCTGGAGGACGAGCCGGAGCCCGTCTCCGACGAGCTGGCCACGCTGCGTGAGATCCGCGACCTGCTGAGCCAGCGCGGCACCACGACCCTCTGA
- a CDS encoding SAF domain-containing protein: MSRSSPGRRRPTPRLAGRLPPLSSARWRRVLAAVLAATAVALTVHAALGRPDPEDVTALVAARDVPVGATLTPGDLTVQHLPLRALPADALRDPASTLGRTTAVPLVAGRAVVPSDLRTSALLDGLPEGSAAVYLPLGEPAVAAALSPGDTVDVHSPVDGSVVVPSAVVLRLVTSERPGLWVAVDGPDAVALAAARGADPVGASLQVSLRVSPTGG; this comes from the coding sequence ATGTCGCGCTCCTCCCCGGGTCGTCGGCGGCCGACCCCACGGCTCGCCGGCCGTTTGCCCCCGCTGTCCTCCGCACGGTGGCGGCGGGTGCTGGCCGCGGTGCTCGCGGCGACGGCCGTCGCCCTGACGGTCCACGCGGCGCTCGGACGGCCCGACCCCGAGGACGTGACCGCGCTCGTGGCTGCCCGGGACGTGCCGGTGGGTGCCACGCTCACCCCGGGAGACCTCACGGTGCAGCACCTGCCGCTCCGTGCCCTCCCCGCGGACGCGCTCAGGGACCCGGCGTCCACGCTCGGGCGCACGACCGCGGTGCCCCTCGTCGCCGGCCGGGCGGTCGTGCCGTCGGACCTGCGCACCTCGGCCCTGCTGGACGGGCTGCCGGAGGGCAGCGCCGCCGTCTACCTGCCGCTGGGTGAGCCGGCCGTCGCCGCGGCGCTCTCCCCGGGCGACACCGTGGACGTCCACTCCCCGGTCGACGGGTCCGTGGTCGTCCCGTCAGCGGTGGTCCTGCGGCTCGTGACGAGCGAGCGCCCGGGACTGTGGGTGGCGGTGGACGGGCCGGACGCCGTCGCCCTGGCCGCCGCCCGTGGCGCCGACCCGGTCGGGGCATCCCTGCAGGTCAGCCTCCGCGTCTCCCCCACGGGCGGTTGA
- a CDS encoding penicillin acylase family protein — protein sequence MSRPLWQRLAVPLVAILVVVLVASAVVGVGLTRRALPQTSGEVEVPGLDASVEVVRDERGVPHIYADTPRDLFRGQGYVAAQERFFQMDLRRHVVSGRLAELVGPSGVETDKVIRTLGWRRVAEQELALLSPQARTYLQAYAAGVNAYLDERGGASTLGFEYLVLAQSAPGYQVRPWDEVDSLAWLKAMAWDLRGNYTDELARGRLVGQVSLQQLGGLYPPYPADEHPPILSRDEWSPPRAVPRPPADARGGTDGPVAAPPPGGADDPADVGRLGEPGPPSPPAGSLTHSWLAGAGDDALGRTEAAFAAVPTLVGRGEGIGSNSWVVSGEHTSTGMPLLANDPHLALSQPSVWMQAGLHCREVGPECPFDVSGFTFAGLPGVVIGHNQSVAWAFTNMDPDVTDFYLEDTEGNTVRRGDTFEPLEVRTETIRVAGGDDVELTVRESSHGPIVSDVIETIGLMGNQAPLDGVRTSRRLEVALAWTGLEPATTAEAIFLLNAATGWEDFREAARHFAVPAQNLLYADVEGNIGYQAPGLVPVRESATHDTPPGFYPAPGWEERYAWQGWVDFDALPHVLNPDDGLIVAANQAVTAGSRPFLTSESDKGYRATRILELLQEGMEQGPLTVQDMSRIQLDDTSAFAPELLPYLLAVDLPGDFYTQAQDLLRTWDGSAPASGEGSAAAAYFYATFSNLLEAVFDDELPPDLGATGNSRSMLIVEDLLSDPDSVWWDDKRTPGVVESRDEVLRSALVEARLDLTRVISKDPAGWTWGDLHQVTLEHEVLGGEDIPGVVRSMVNSPTLPAPGSSAMVNAFNWDASTGSFTVTSGPSMRMVVDLADLDASTWVDHTGVSGHPFAPGYGDQTQAWLAGETFPWAFTRGAVEEAAVDRLVLVPGPSGG from the coding sequence GTGTCCCGACCCCTGTGGCAGCGTCTGGCCGTGCCGCTCGTGGCGATCCTCGTGGTGGTCCTCGTGGCCTCGGCCGTCGTCGGCGTCGGTCTGACACGCAGGGCCCTCCCGCAGACCAGCGGCGAGGTCGAGGTGCCGGGGCTCGACGCCTCCGTCGAGGTCGTGCGCGACGAGCGGGGGGTTCCCCACATCTACGCCGACACGCCTCGGGACCTCTTCCGCGGGCAGGGGTACGTCGCGGCGCAGGAGCGGTTCTTCCAGATGGATCTGCGGCGCCACGTCGTCAGCGGCCGGCTCGCCGAGCTCGTCGGCCCGAGCGGGGTGGAGACCGACAAGGTCATCCGCACCCTCGGCTGGCGCAGGGTGGCCGAGCAGGAGCTCGCCCTGCTCTCCCCGCAGGCGCGCACCTACCTCCAGGCCTACGCGGCGGGGGTCAACGCCTACCTCGACGAGCGCGGCGGGGCCTCCACGCTCGGGTTCGAGTACCTCGTGCTCGCCCAGAGCGCGCCCGGCTACCAGGTGCGTCCCTGGGACGAGGTGGACTCCCTGGCCTGGCTGAAGGCGATGGCCTGGGACCTGCGCGGCAACTACACCGACGAGCTCGCCCGCGGGCGTCTGGTCGGTCAGGTCTCCCTCCAGCAGCTGGGCGGTCTCTACCCGCCCTACCCCGCCGACGAGCACCCTCCGATCCTCAGCCGCGACGAGTGGTCCCCGCCGCGGGCGGTCCCAAGGCCCCCGGCGGACGCGCGCGGTGGCACCGACGGGCCGGTCGCCGCCCCCCCGCCGGGAGGGGCGGACGATCCGGCGGACGTCGGACGGCTCGGTGAGCCCGGCCCACCCTCCCCGCCGGCCGGCAGCCTGACTCATTCCTGGTTGGCGGGCGCCGGGGACGACGCCCTGGGCCGCACCGAGGCGGCGTTCGCGGCGGTGCCGACCCTGGTCGGCCGGGGGGAGGGCATCGGCTCGAACTCCTGGGTCGTGTCGGGGGAGCACACGAGCACGGGTATGCCGCTGCTCGCCAACGACCCCCACCTCGCCCTGTCGCAGCCCAGCGTGTGGATGCAGGCGGGCCTGCACTGCCGGGAGGTGGGGCCGGAGTGCCCCTTCGACGTCAGCGGGTTCACCTTCGCCGGTCTACCCGGGGTCGTCATCGGTCACAACCAGTCCGTGGCCTGGGCCTTCACCAACATGGACCCCGACGTCACCGACTTCTACCTCGAGGACACCGAGGGGAACACCGTGCGCCGGGGCGACACCTTCGAGCCGCTGGAGGTGCGCACCGAGACGATCCGCGTCGCCGGCGGTGACGACGTGGAGCTCACCGTGCGCGAGTCCTCGCACGGCCCGATCGTCTCCGACGTGATCGAGACCATCGGGCTGATGGGCAACCAGGCGCCCCTGGACGGGGTGCGCACCTCGCGGCGGCTCGAGGTCGCCCTGGCCTGGACCGGGCTGGAGCCCGCCACCACCGCCGAGGCCATCTTCCTGCTCAACGCCGCCACCGGCTGGGAGGACTTCCGCGAGGCGGCCCGGCACTTCGCCGTCCCGGCCCAGAACCTGCTCTACGCCGACGTCGAGGGCAACATCGGCTACCAGGCCCCGGGTCTGGTGCCCGTCCGGGAGTCGGCCACGCACGACACCCCGCCCGGGTTCTACCCCGCGCCGGGCTGGGAGGAGCGCTACGCCTGGCAGGGGTGGGTCGACTTCGATGCCCTGCCCCACGTGCTCAACCCGGACGACGGCCTCATCGTCGCCGCCAACCAGGCCGTCACCGCCGGGTCCCGGCCCTTCCTCACCAGCGAGAGCGACAAGGGCTACCGCGCCACCCGCATCCTGGAGCTCCTGCAGGAGGGGATGGAGCAGGGCCCGCTCACGGTGCAGGACATGAGTCGGATCCAGCTCGACGACACCAGTGCCTTCGCGCCCGAGCTGCTTCCCTACCTGCTGGCCGTCGACCTCCCGGGGGACTTCTACACCCAGGCTCAGGACCTGCTGCGGACCTGGGACGGCAGCGCGCCCGCCTCCGGGGAGGGGTCGGCGGCCGCGGCCTACTTCTACGCCACGTTCAGCAACCTGCTCGAGGCCGTCTTCGACGACGAGCTTCCCCCGGACCTGGGCGCCACCGGCAACTCGCGGTCCATGCTCATCGTCGAGGACCTGCTCTCCGACCCCGACAGCGTCTGGTGGGACGACAAGCGCACCCCCGGGGTCGTGGAGTCCCGTGACGAGGTGCTCCGGTCGGCCCTCGTGGAGGCCCGCCTCGACCTCACCCGGGTGATCTCGAAGGACCCGGCGGGCTGGACGTGGGGCGACCTGCACCAGGTGACCCTGGAGCACGAGGTCCTGGGCGGGGAGGACATCCCCGGTGTGGTGCGGTCCATGGTCAACAGCCCCACGCTGCCGGCCCCCGGCTCCAGCGCGATGGTCAACGCCTTCAACTGGGACGCGAGCACGGGGTCCTTCACCGTCACCTCCGGCCCCTCCATGCGGATGGTCGTGGACCTGGCCGACCTGGACGCCTCCACGTGGGTGGACCACACGGGGGTCTCGGGGCACCCCTTCGCCCCCGGCTACGGGGACCAGACGCAGGCGTGGCTGGCGGGCGAGACCTTCCCCTGGGCCTTCACCCGGGGAGCCGTCGAGGAGGCCGCGGTGGACCGCCTCGTGCTGGTCCCCGGTCCCTCCGGCGGCTGA
- a CDS encoding 5-formyltetrahydrofolate cyclo-ligase has product MTGTQPPPTLPAYRPTGDVVADKATWRSLVRAARRELVAGWDGRTRSEQARRLGEAGLAHLQAHAARLGRPGVAGMTVTAFEPMRTEPPVDGLTDALLGAGVQVLVPVTLARPDLDWADLSDPSRTRLGPEAWRDVDLAFVPGLAVTREGVRLGQGGGYYDTTLPRVQPLAGGVPVVLVLHDHEVVDDLPADDHDTVVDAVLRPTSGVLPTPVR; this is encoded by the coding sequence GTGACAGGCACCCAGCCCCCGCCGACCCTGCCCGCCTACCGGCCCACGGGGGACGTCGTCGCCGACAAGGCGACCTGGCGCTCCCTCGTCCGCGCGGCCCGCCGCGAGCTGGTGGCCGGCTGGGACGGGCGGACCCGCTCCGAGCAGGCGCGCCGCCTCGGGGAGGCGGGGCTGGCCCACCTGCAGGCCCACGCCGCGCGCCTGGGACGGCCCGGGGTGGCGGGGATGACGGTCACCGCCTTCGAGCCGATGCGCACCGAGCCGCCGGTCGACGGCCTCACGGACGCGCTGCTGGGCGCCGGCGTGCAGGTCCTGGTGCCGGTGACCCTGGCCCGGCCCGACCTGGACTGGGCCGACCTGAGCGACCCGTCACGCACCCGGCTGGGGCCGGAGGCCTGGCGCGACGTGGACCTGGCCTTCGTGCCCGGTCTGGCGGTGACCCGCGAGGGGGTCCGGCTCGGGCAGGGAGGGGGGTACTACGACACGACCCTGCCCCGGGTGCAGCCCCTGGCCGGCGGCGTGCCCGTCGTTCTCGTGCTGCACGACCACGAGGTGGTCGACGACCTGCCGGCCGACGACCACGACACCGTGGTCGACGCAGTGCTGCGCCCCACCTCGGGGGTGCTGCCGACCCCCGTGCGGTAG
- the moaC gene encoding cyclic pyranopterin monophosphate synthase MoaC yields the protein MVDVSGKQVTARSASARGRVLLGPRALAALREGTVPKGDALGVARIAGIQAAKRTPDLVPLCHPVAVHAVEVDLEVVDDGVEIAATVRTADRTGIEMEALTCVSVAALTLVDMVKAVDRLAVITDVRVTAKSGGRSGDWVREE from the coding sequence ATGGTGGACGTGAGCGGGAAGCAGGTGACGGCCCGCAGCGCCAGCGCGCGGGGCCGGGTGCTGCTGGGGCCACGGGCGCTGGCGGCGCTGCGCGAGGGCACCGTCCCCAAGGGCGACGCCCTCGGCGTGGCACGGATCGCCGGGATCCAGGCGGCCAAGCGCACGCCCGACCTGGTGCCCCTGTGCCATCCCGTCGCGGTGCACGCCGTCGAGGTCGACCTGGAGGTCGTGGACGACGGGGTCGAGATCGCGGCCACCGTGCGCACCGCCGACCGCACGGGCATCGAGATGGAGGCCCTGACGTGCGTGAGCGTCGCCGCGCTGACGCTGGTCGACATGGTCAAGGCGGTGGACCGCCTGGCGGTCATCACCGACGTACGGGTCACCGCCAAGTCCGGCGGGCGCTCGGGCGACTGGGTGCGCGAGGAGTGA
- a CDS encoding GNAT family N-acetyltransferase — protein sequence MTWRWPAQVRHVRPDGRLLTLRPLTRGDRVEWEGVRSRNADWLRPWESTLPGPPAHPLTYPQLRRGLDRAAREGQALPLVIDVDGRIAGQVQLFDVLWGARRSATAGYWLAREATGQGFATWALAALVDHALLAAGLHRVEVSIRPENAASLRVVERLGLPEEGRQRGFMHVDGAWRDHRLFAVLAEDLGPQGFANGGLVRRLREDPAG from the coding sequence GTGACCTGGCGCTGGCCCGCCCAGGTGAGGCACGTCCGGCCCGACGGACGGCTGCTCACCCTGCGCCCGCTGACCCGGGGTGACCGGGTCGAGTGGGAGGGCGTCCGCTCCCGCAACGCCGACTGGCTGCGCCCCTGGGAGTCCACCCTCCCCGGGCCCCCCGCCCACCCGCTGACCTACCCCCAGCTGCGCCGCGGCCTGGACCGGGCGGCGCGGGAGGGTCAGGCGCTCCCTCTGGTCATCGACGTGGACGGCCGGATCGCCGGGCAGGTGCAGCTCTTCGACGTGCTCTGGGGGGCCCGCCGGTCGGCGACGGCCGGCTACTGGCTGGCGCGGGAGGCGACCGGCCAGGGGTTCGCCACGTGGGCGCTCGCCGCGCTGGTCGACCACGCGCTGCTGGCCGCCGGGCTGCACCGGGTCGAGGTGTCGATCCGCCCGGAGAACGCCGCGTCCCTGCGCGTCGTGGAACGGCTGGGCCTGCCGGAGGAGGGCCGGCAGCGGGGGTTCATGCACGTGGACGGAGCCTGGCGCGACCACCGCCTCTTCGCGGTCCTCGCCGAGGACCTCGGACCGCAGGGTTTCGCCAACGGTGGCCTGGTGCGACGCCTGCGCGAGGACCCCGCGGGCTGA
- a CDS encoding ornithine carbamoyltransferase, which translates to MAVNLRGRSLLSLVEETPKEIRYLLDLAHDLKRAKYARQERQLLRGRSVALVFEKTSTRTRAAFEVAAADQGASTTFLDPSSTQIGHKESIKDTARVLGRMYDAIQYRGSSQAKVEQLAEHAGVPVYNGLTDEWHPTQMLADALTMAEHTHKHRHEIAYAYLGDARNNMGHSLLLLGAKLGMDVRIGAPEGLQPADDVVRLCEEIAAGTGARLTVTADPVEAVRGVDFVHTDVWVSMGEPVAAWDERIKLLLPYQVNAELMAATDNPGVKFMHCLPAFHDTDTSVGQELMGKHPELAGGLEVTDEVFESVSSIVFDQAENRLHTIKALLVATLA; encoded by the coding sequence ATGGCCGTCAACCTGCGGGGACGCAGCCTGCTGTCGCTGGTGGAGGAGACGCCCAAGGAGATCCGCTACCTGCTCGACCTGGCCCACGACCTCAAGCGGGCCAAGTACGCCCGGCAGGAGCGGCAGCTGCTGCGCGGCCGCTCGGTGGCCCTCGTCTTCGAGAAGACCTCCACCCGCACCCGTGCCGCCTTCGAGGTGGCGGCGGCCGACCAGGGCGCCAGCACGACCTTCCTCGACCCGAGCAGCACCCAGATCGGGCACAAGGAGTCGATCAAGGACACCGCACGGGTGCTGGGCCGGATGTACGACGCGATCCAGTACCGCGGCTCCAGCCAGGCCAAGGTCGAGCAGCTGGCCGAGCACGCCGGTGTGCCGGTCTACAACGGGCTGACCGACGAGTGGCACCCCACCCAGATGCTCGCCGACGCGCTGACGATGGCCGAGCACACCCACAAGCACCGGCACGAGATCGCCTACGCCTACCTCGGTGACGCCCGCAACAACATGGGCCACTCCCTGCTGCTCCTGGGCGCGAAGCTGGGCATGGACGTGCGGATCGGTGCGCCGGAGGGGCTCCAGCCCGCCGACGACGTCGTGCGGCTGTGCGAGGAGATCGCCGCGGGGACCGGTGCCCGGCTCACGGTCACGGCCGACCCGGTCGAGGCCGTCCGCGGCGTCGACTTCGTCCACACCGACGTGTGGGTGTCCATGGGGGAGCCGGTGGCGGCCTGGGACGAGCGCATCAAGCTGCTCCTGCCCTACCAGGTCAACGCCGAGCTCATGGCCGCCACCGACAACCCCGGGGTCAAGTTCATGCACTGCCTGCCGGCCTTCCACGACACCGACACCAGCGTCGGCCAGGAGCTCATGGGCAAGCACCCCGAGCTCGCGGGCGGGCTCGAGGTCACCGACGAGGTCTTCGAGTCGGTGTCCAGCATCGTCTTCGACCAGGCCGAGAACCGGCTGCACACCATCAAGGCGCTCCTGGTCGCCACGCTCGCATGA
- a CDS encoding PH domain-containing protein — protein sequence MSVVQGEVPAVGDGPHLREPAHRVNPRAVRYWVVNSLLGGVITWGVLFAIYWFVPDSWKVWLGPVFLLIMAANVVEVMVEPLIRYRRTRWEVTGERVFSQTGWLSRDQRIAPLSRVQTVDTHRGAIMRLFRLADVTVTTASAAGPITLPCLDTDLADRVTADLARITGQTTGDAT from the coding sequence ATGAGCGTGGTCCAGGGGGAGGTGCCCGCGGTCGGTGACGGCCCCCATCTGCGCGAGCCCGCGCACCGGGTGAACCCCCGGGCGGTGCGCTACTGGGTCGTCAACAGCCTGCTCGGCGGGGTCATCACCTGGGGGGTGCTCTTCGCGATCTACTGGTTCGTGCCCGACTCGTGGAAGGTGTGGCTGGGGCCGGTCTTCCTGCTCATCATGGCCGCCAACGTCGTCGAGGTGATGGTCGAGCCGCTCATCCGCTACCGCCGCACCCGCTGGGAGGTCACCGGCGAGCGGGTCTTCTCGCAGACCGGCTGGCTCTCCCGGGACCAGCGGATCGCCCCGCTGTCGCGGGTGCAGACCGTGGACACGCACCGCGGGGCGATCATGCGGCTCTTCCGGCTGGCCGACGTCACCGTGACCACGGCGTCGGCGGCCGGCCCCATCACCCTGCCCTGCCTCGACACCGACCTCGCCGACCGGGTCACCGCCGACCTGGCCCGCATCACCGGGCAGACCACCGGCGACGCCACGTGA